Part of the Schistocerca americana isolate TAMUIC-IGC-003095 chromosome 5, iqSchAmer2.1, whole genome shotgun sequence genome, GACATTATTTTCTCCATTTTGATGTGTTTTAACTGATATGGAGGCGGTTCGTTTCGTGATTCCACGATCGGGTGCTGTTAGTGTTATGTCGTTAGCTGTTCATTTTCTTAAGGGTGAACCTGCCTTTACGAAGTTCCACAAtctgttacaaaatattttatggatgtgagaATATTAACTTACCTATTCCGTCAAGCGTCACCAAGCGCACCGTCGACCAATATCAGACTTAGATATGCATATTTTTTCTATCTAAAAATACTCAGAAATAATTTAACAGAAAACATGAGAAAGAAAATTCATTTAAATGTCTCAAAGAATGTAAAAGGTAAAGAAATTTCGTTCCAACGATGATGGAGTGGATCCTAATACGTTAAAATTTATCAATCGGTAAAGAAGAAACTTGTAGCACAGAAGGAAACCATTCACCATGTCCTCACTCCGTATCGCCGTGCTGCACTGGATCGTCAGAACTGAACAAAGGTATAACCCATACAGGGGAAGGAAAGAGCCATAGTATGAACACGGGAAAGGTTATCTAACTATCTAACTATAAGCAATCAGATGtgttaatttaaataaaacaatatccTTCTGTACAAATCACAGGCTGAAAAATTTATTTGTGAGTAGAGGATTCTATTTCACATAAATCTCAACCTCTACACCTGGTTGTACATGTGAAGTTATCCTCACTTAAaaatcaagtatttcagaaattatgaAGCAATTTAAAATACCCTGTGTAACCCGTTCTGAGGTCTtcggaaaataaaataaagataattttaatgaattttcaaaTGACTGTAAAAATATGTGTACATGTCTCGTCTTAAAGGAATTTCTGCGCTGACTCCGAAATTGgtcttagattttttgcaataTTTCCGTAGTTAAGGAGACaggcaagacggaataataagagtggacgaccaacaaacaagtgctcgtattaaaaagagtgtaagacaatggtgtagcctttcgcacctactgttcaatcagtacattgaggaagcaatgatagaaataaaagaacggttcaggagttgaattaaaatgtaaggtgaaaggatatcaatgttacgattcgctgatgacgttgctatcttgagtgaaagtgaaaagaattacatgatatgctgaacggaatgaacagtctaatgagtacacagtatggattgagagtaaatcgaaataagacgaagataatgagcagtagtagaaatgagaacagcgagaaatttaacatcaggattgattgtcatgTAGTATATGAAGTgaaggaatgctgctacctaggcagtaaaataactaatgtcGGACcgagcacggaggacatcaaaagcagtctagcaatgGCTAAAAGGGCATCccggacaagagaagtctactaatatcaaatatcggccttagttagaggaagaaatttctgagaatgtacgtctggagtacagcattgtaagggttatgaaacatggaatgtgggaaaactggGACacaagagaatccaagcatttgactgtggtgctacagacaaatgttgaatattaggtgaactgataaagtaaggcataaggagattctgcgcagaatcggagaggaaaggaacatgtggaaaacactgataaataggacaggatgataggacatctgttaagacgtgagggaatgactttcatggtactagagggagcaataaagggtataaactgtagaggaagacagagattggaatacttccagcatataattgaggacctaggttgcaagtggtactctgagatgaagaggtacgtacaggagagaaattcgtggtgggccgcatcaaacagtTAGAAGACTGATAACCAAAATGAAAAAAGGAGATTTTAATATTGTATCATGATTAATATATTAGTTATATTAATGCAGCTGAAGCGCTTGGTTCGAAGATACAGTGCAAAACATTATCTAGTGTCTTCCATCAGCTGATTGATTATTactcttgaaaacagtcgtttcACTGAATTTTAATACTGCACCCTAGTTTACTTTCATATTACGCGATACAATTTTAGAATTGGCCAGATGTTTGTGGTCTTTATTTGCTATAGATGGTTCAGTAACAAAATGCGGGTTGATGAATTTAATTGGTATCACCAATCGTAATACACATTTACTACAGCAATTGTAAAATATAATTTCAGAAGGGTTCTGTGGTATCTATGAACTCAGCAAGCAGTCAACAATGTCTTACGTACAAAGAAATAGAATTAACATGGTATCATTTTAGGTTAATGTGATAGAGTCTCTTGTTGGGTGTCGCCATCGACTTTGCTTCAGTAATCAATAATCGATACTGATATTATATCTCAAGCTGCAGATGACTCGTGGTACCAAGGACACTTCCTGTAACGGTATCGGGCGTCCTATCTCGCTCACGTTGTAGCGTGACTACGACGAAACAAGAAATTATTGTAGAAGTCAAGAATTGGGATTCTGCTGATGGACATCCGAACATTTCAATACAGTACAGTAGCACAGACTTCGGGTACAATTTTAGTTACGAAAACTCCACAAGAGAAGGTAGTTTATTAGCATGATTAGGTAACAAAACAGCTTAGTGTTTGttcatttgttagtgtaacaaattTGACAAAGGAATGGTTTCCGTCGAAAATCATTGTCTTGTTTCAGTTATGTTTCAGAATGTGAGAGCAAAACTCAGAAGCAACTGCTCTGGCTGGGGCAGTTTCGAAGTGTTCTGTTCAGGCTGTCAGACGCCAGAGATACTGGTAATCCAGGAGCGCAAGTTGCCCACGTTGACGTAGACGGCGCCCGCAGCCTCGCAGTCGTTACTGCCCCACGACGCGATGCCCACCTGTGTGCTGCCGCTTACGAGTGGACTCCCGGAGTCCCCATAGCACACGCTCTTGCCTGCCTCACCGGCGCACAGCATGCGCGGGGTCACCTCGCGACCGATGGGCGAAATACCGTCGCAGGCGGAGCGGTCCATGACGCTGATGTCCACTTTCCGCAGTGTGTCCGGTGTGTCGCCCGTCTCCGTGTCTCCCCAACCGGTCACTGTGACCGCGAGGCCGGCTGGCGGGTCGTACCCGTCCTCTGGAAGGTTCGCAACAGCCACGTTGGTGCCCAGCGGGAACGGATCGGCAGTCTGCAAAATTAAATTTTAGCTGGGCAGAAGGAAGACGATGCTATGTTTATTGCATTTCTAGATGTAGTCAGTGTTGACAGGGGTACATTCTTTGAAATGCTGAAGGTAGCAGTGATAAACACGGAGACGAAAAGGTAGTCTCTAACCTGTACAGAATCTAGACAGCAGTTATGAGTCGGAGGACATGAAAGACGTAGCAGTAGTTGCGAAGGTATCCAGACAGGAATTGTAGTTTAATCCCCCATCTCATTCAATCTGTGCATTAAGCAAGGAGTAAAGAACgcccagattcctcgacttgcgccatagggtggtggtgtttcgggttctgctggataggtcaggagtccactacacgcaacaagcggctacacgggtagcaggggttgtgtggcgtgggctgggcggttttttaggttagatggccttgggcaagtacagaaagggcaacagcctcaacgggtgcggggcaaagtcaggacatgcggggaccaagcagcaatcggaattgtaattgtcaactgtcgaagctgcgttggtaaagtaccagaacttcaagcgctgatagaaaacaccgaagctgaaatcgttataggtacagaaagctggcttaagccagagataaattctgccgaaatttttacaaaggtacagacggtgtttagaaagaatagattgcatgcaaccggtggtggagtgttcgtcgctgttagtagtagtttatcctgtagtgaagtagaagtggatagttcctgtgaattattatgggtggaggctacactcaactacagagctaggttaataattggctccttttaccgacctcccgactcagcaggattagtggcagaacaactgagagaaaatttggaatacatttcacataaattttctcagcatgttatagtcttaggtggagatttcagtttaccagatatagactgggacattcagatgtttaggatgggtggtagggacagagcatcgagtgacattatactgagtgcactatccgaaaattacctcgagcagttaaacagagaaccgactcgtggagataacatctgggacctactgataacaaacagacccgaacttttcgactctttaagtgcagaacagggaatcagtgatcataaggccgttgcagcatccctgaatatggaagttaataggaatataaaaaaagggaggaaggtttatctgtttagcaagagtaatagaacgcagatttcagactacctaactgatcaaaacgaaaatttctgttccgacactgacaatgttgagtgtttatggaaaaagttcaaggcaatcgtaaaatgcgttttaggcaggtacgtgccgagtaaaactgtgagggacgggaaaaacccaccgtggtacaacaacaacgttaggaaactactgcgaaagcaaagagagcttcactccaagtttaaacgcagccaaaacctctcagacaaacagaagctaaacgatgtcaaagttagcgtaaggagggctatgcgtgaagcgttcagtgaattcgaaagtaaaattctatgtaccgacttgacagaaaatcctaggaagttctggtcttacgttaaatcagtaagtggctcgaaacagcatatccagacactccgggatgatgatggcattgaaacagaagatgacacaaatcacaaatgattggaaaagagcacaggtagtcccagtcttcaagaagggtcgtcgagcagttgcgcaaaactatagacctatatcactgacgtcgatctgttgtagaattttagaacatgttttttgctcgagtatcatgtcgtttctggaaacccagaatctactatgtaggaatcaacatggattccggaaacagcgatcgtgtgagacacaactcgctttatttgttcatgagacccagaaaatattagatacaggctcccaagtagatgctatttttcttgacttccggaaggcgttcgatacagttccgcactgtcgcctgataaacaaagtaagagcctacggaatatcagaccagctgtgtggctggattgaagagtttttagcaaacagaacacagcatgttgttatcaatggagagacgtctacagaccttaaagtaacctctggcgtgccacaggggagtgttatgggaccattgcttttcacaatatatataaatgacctagtagatagtgtcggaagttccatgcggcttttcacggatgattctgtagtatacagagaagttgcagcattagaaaattgtagcgaaatgcaggaagatctgcaccggataggcacttggtgcagggagtggcaactgtcccttaacatagacaaatgtaatgtatcgcgaatacatagaaagaaggatcctttattgtatgattatatgatagcggaacaaacactggtagcagttacttctgtaaaatatctgggagtatgcgtgcggaacgatttgaagtggaatgctcatataaaattaattgttggtaaggcgggtaccaggttgagattcattgggagagtacttagaaaatgtagtccatcaacaaaggaggtggcttacaaaactctcgttcgacctatacttgagtattgctcatcagtgtgggatccgtaccagatcagtttgacggaggagatagagaagatccaaataagagcggcgcgcttcgtcacagggttacttggtacccgtgatagcgttacggagatgtttaataaactcaagtggcagactctgcaagagaggcgctctgcatcgcggtgtagattgctcgacaggtttcgagagggtgcgtttctggatgaggtatcgaatatattgcttccccctacttatacctcccgaggagatcacgaatgtaaaattagagagattagagcgctcacggaggctttcagacagtcgttcttcccgcgaaccatatgcgactggatcaggaaagggaggtaatgacagtggcacgtaaaatggcctccgccacacacctttgggtggcttgcggagtataaatgtagatgtagatgtagacacgttCTGGTAATGAATGAAACTTCAGGGAACAGAAATTATAATTTGCAGGAGAGCCGATGACATTACCATCCTGTCAGAGACGCTAAATAAGTTGGAAGATCATTTCAGTGTGGTGGATACAGTCTTGAATatactctcatgctcataaattaaggataacgctgatacatcgtaaaataacgctctggtgggcggtttccgggtttaaatcatctcggggtatgacagTGCGGTGCATTTCACTTGCGGTCGTCACAAGTTGGCGCTGGCGAcagtccacgtacgcagaggtgtgttggtgcatgtcagagtatggtgcagcgagtaagtgtgcagacgctttcagacgtgctaatggtgactgtgtgttgaaaatggctcaaagaacacatattgatgacgtcaagaggggtagaatactagggcgactggaggctggtcaaacacagccggtcgtagcacgggccctccgtgtgccacgaagtgtgatctcaagaataTGGCAACGaccccagcagacaggaaacgggtCCAGGCGCTAAAGTACGGGATGGCCACAGTGTACAACAgcataagaagaccgatatctccccatcagtgcccacagacggccacggagtactgcaggtagccttgcttgggaccttagcgcagccactggaacagttgtcttcagacacacagtctacagatgactatACAGACATTGTTTAttagcccggagacctgcaaggtgcattccactgacccctggttacaGTAGAGCCCGTGAAACCTGGAGTcaacaacacagtacatggtcattggaacagtggtcccaggttacgttcacggtcGAATCCAattatagcctgaacagtgattctcaccgtattttcatctgacgtgaaccaagaaccagataccaaccccttaatgtctttgaaagggacctgtatggaggtcgtggtttgatggtgtggggcgggattatgattggtgcacgtacaaccctgcatctctttgacagaggaactgtaacatgtcaagcttatcgggacgtcattttgcatcagcatgtccgccttttcaagggtgcagtgggtctcaccttcctcctgatggatgataacccacggccctaccgagctgccatgtggaggagaaccttgaaacagaagatatcaggtgaaagtagtggcctgcctgttcttcagacctaaaccacatcgagtaagtctgggatgctctcagtcaacgtatcgctgcacgtcttaaaacccctacgacacttcaggagctccgacaggcactggtacaagaatggaaggctataccccagcagctgctcgaccacctgatccagagtatgccaacccgttgtgccgcctgtgtgcgtgtgcatggtaatcatatgccgtattaatgtcggggtacacgcgcagagaacagtggcgttttgtaacgcatgtgtttcgggacagttttctcaacttatcaccaatatcgtgggcttacagatttgtgtcgtgtgtgttccctatgtgcctatgttattagcgccaattttgtgtagtgccacattgtgtggcaccacattctgcagttatccttaatttatgaacatgagtgtagattgCAAGTGCAACATCAACAGAGCTAAGTCAATAGCAATTGTGTGTAGTAACATTAAGTCAGGTGAAGCTGAGAAAATTAGATGTAGGAAAACAGACACTGAAAGTATTATAGGAGTTTTTCTAACTGACAATGTCCGACGAAGAAAGGTTACAAAATGCTGACTGGTAACGGCAACGAAATACTTCTGAAAAAGAGAATTACATGGGcaactaatataaatttaaatattcggaATACATATCGGAAAGTATTTTCCTTGAGTGTAGTCTTCTCTGGAAGTGAAGCGCTGATGCTAAGCAATACAAGCAACAcgaaaactgaggcttataaaatgTGATG contains:
- the LOC124616167 gene encoding trypsin alpha-4-like codes for the protein MAGIQVAVLCLLLAAQLQLAAPRALRLQVRDHGRIVGGSEASVEDFPWTLALLYAGVQSCGASIIGSQWALTAAHCFVFFPQVEVYSVRAGSSSRGSGGTVLYLAELYEHELHDDTSGDYDITVIRTADPFPLGTNVAVANLPEDGYDPPAGLAVTVTGWGDTETGDTPDTLRKVDISVMDRSACDGISPIGREVTPRMLCAGEAGKSVCYGDSGSPLVSGSTQVGIASWGSNDCEAAGAVYVNVGNLRSWITSISGV